The Candidatus Jordarchaeales archaeon genome includes a window with the following:
- a CDS encoding aspartate kinase, with product MKVDRVVMKFGGSCLRDASAFNGVLKAISKYGMESQLVIVPSALSGVTDYLINMAGRAARGEGFSRELDLLINRHFENAVEILKQEREAFTRKLNDMKEVLSRTLSKVAAEGLEDSLVAFIEGFGERLSGALLESFLKEKGFNVKVVNAEDVIVAFNSYLNGLPLLEETAANVREKIIPLLEKNVKVIVPGFICKNVDGKIGVLGRGGSDFTATIIAYGLKDEKSNVRVILWKDVDGMLTANPEYVEEARLIRGISYAEAKELAFFGAKLLHPLCLIPAEKKNIPVEVRNFWKMDSEECTIISNVVEEKASVVKAVSGMDKVAMITVEGEAMVSRPGTAAKLFSIMGEENVNIKMISQSSSENNITLVIDLADKDKAVEAIKRSNFFGSHWIRIQVEDDIGLVSVVGAGMKSTPGIAARVCSALGRKGINIRAIAQGSSELNITLVVSRKDLKEAVKAIHDEFKLSEG from the coding sequence ATGAAAGTAGATAGAGTTGTTATGAAGTTTGGCGGAAGCTGTTTGCGGGACGCGAGTGCATTTAATGGAGTTTTGAAGGCTATTAGTAAGTATGGTATGGAAAGTCAGCTTGTTATCGTCCCTTCTGCTCTTTCTGGTGTGACAGATTATTTGATTAATATGGCGGGGCGCGCTGCTAGAGGTGAGGGGTTTAGCCGCGAGTTGGATTTGCTCATTAATAGACACTTTGAAAACGCTGTTGAAATACTGAAACAAGAGAGGGAGGCGTTTACTAGAAAATTAAATGACATGAAGGAGGTTCTTTCAAGGACTTTGAGCAAAGTTGCAGCCGAGGGGTTGGAGGATTCACTTGTCGCGTTCATAGAAGGTTTTGGGGAAAGATTGTCGGGGGCACTGCTCGAATCATTCCTTAAGGAAAAAGGGTTTAACGTGAAGGTTGTTAACGCCGAGGACGTTATAGTTGCGTTTAACAGCTACCTCAACGGTCTCCCGCTCCTGGAGGAGACCGCCGCCAATGTTAGAGAGAAGATAATACCTTTGCTTGAGAAGAACGTGAAGGTTATCGTCCCCGGATTTATATGCAAGAACGTTGATGGAAAAATTGGTGTCCTGGGTAGAGGGGGAAGCGATTTCACTGCGACAATAATAGCTTACGGTTTGAAGGACGAGAAAAGCAACGTTAGGGTGATTCTCTGGAAGGATGTAGATGGAATGCTGACGGCAAATCCGGAGTACGTGGAAGAGGCGAGACTAATTAGAGGGATCTCATATGCGGAGGCGAAGGAACTCGCATTCTTCGGAGCTAAACTCCTTCACCCACTTTGCTTGATCCCTGCCGAAAAGAAGAATATACCTGTTGAGGTAAGGAACTTTTGGAAGATGGACTCTGAAGAGTGCACTATTATATCGAACGTTGTGGAGGAAAAGGCGAGCGTGGTGAAGGCTGTTTCAGGAATGGACAAGGTTGCCATGATAACTGTTGAAGGGGAAGCTATGGTTTCGAGGCCAGGAACTGCCGCCAAACTTTTTTCCATAATGGGGGAGGAAAACGTAAACATAAAGATGATATCTCAGTCGTCCTCTGAAAACAACATAACGCTTGTCATAGACTTGGCGGATAAAGATAAGGCTGTTGAAGCCATAAAGAGGTCTAATTTCTTTGGGAGTCACTGGATAAGAATACAGGTGGAAGACGATATCGGGCTTGTGAGCGTGGTGGGAGCCGGAATGAAGAGCACGCCGGGGATAGCTGCTAGGGTCTGCTCTGCCCTAGGAAGGAAAGGGATAAACATAAGGGCGATAGCTCAGGGAAGCAGTGAGCTAAATATAACGCTTGTTGTCTCGAGAAAGGACCTGAAGGAAGCCGTTAAAGCGATACACGATGAGTTTAAGCTTTCAGAGGGTTAA
- the ade gene encoding adenine deaminase, whose translation MRLEDVVRAALGHVKADLVLLGGEVINVFTCELERADVAIKGDRIVCVGDVKEHIGNGTMVLDVSGMYISPGFFDAHVHVESSQITPTEFARLCLPHGTTSVVWDPHEVANVAGVNGVLEMLREVRGLPLNFFIVIPSCVPASDPRLGGAGGEIGVREIEILRKEEGVIGLGEMMNFPGVLGLDSSVVAKLSAAQGMRVIDGHCPGLLGKELCAYIAAGIRSDHESTSGREGLEKLRRGMFLIVREGTASKNLSELLKPVVKMKLDTRNCLLACDDISPEDLKEGHMNLRVRRSIEEGVDPVRAYQMATLNTAVYLGVDGFLGGIAPGRRADIAVVSSLEKVSVEKVLVGGRLVAEGGRLTVEFKRFSYSDRIRSSVRVPREVSEDIFKVRYQGDIATVRVIRVEEGSIITREEEAELKVIRGVVEPSPSDDVLQVAVLERHKGTGEVGLGFVRGFGLHSGSLASTVAHDSHNLVVVGASWRDMAVAVREVVKMQGGMVVVNEGKVLGSLSLDVAGLMSSESAEVVIEKRRALLKAVRELGCRMHDPFMTLSFISLPVIPFLKITEKGLVDVNSQKIVSVVKM comes from the coding sequence GTGAGACTGGAGGATGTTGTTAGGGCCGCTCTGGGACATGTGAAAGCCGACTTGGTTTTGCTAGGTGGGGAGGTCATCAACGTTTTCACGTGCGAGTTGGAGAGAGCCGACGTTGCTATTAAGGGGGACAGGATAGTTTGCGTCGGCGACGTGAAAGAGCACATTGGAAATGGCACGATGGTCCTGGATGTAAGCGGCATGTATATCTCTCCAGGGTTTTTCGACGCACATGTCCACGTTGAGAGTAGTCAGATTACGCCGACCGAGTTTGCGCGGCTTTGCCTTCCACATGGTACGACTAGCGTCGTCTGGGACCCACATGAGGTGGCTAACGTTGCGGGCGTCAACGGAGTGCTTGAAATGCTTCGAGAAGTCAGGGGTCTCCCGCTAAACTTTTTTATAGTAATACCGAGCTGCGTCCCGGCCTCTGACCCCCGGCTTGGAGGGGCTGGTGGCGAGATAGGAGTTAGGGAGATAGAGATCCTCAGAAAAGAGGAGGGAGTTATAGGGCTTGGGGAGATGATGAACTTCCCCGGGGTTCTCGGATTAGACTCGTCGGTTGTGGCCAAACTAAGTGCGGCTCAGGGGATGAGGGTTATCGATGGACACTGTCCTGGTCTCTTGGGGAAGGAGTTGTGCGCCTATATTGCTGCCGGGATAAGGTCTGATCATGAGAGCACGTCTGGCAGAGAGGGACTTGAGAAGCTTAGGAGGGGAATGTTTCTGATAGTGAGGGAAGGAACTGCGTCTAAGAACCTCTCAGAGCTACTAAAGCCAGTGGTTAAAATGAAATTGGACACGAGAAACTGTCTCTTGGCTTGCGACGACATAAGCCCTGAAGATCTTAAAGAGGGGCACATGAACCTGCGTGTGAGGAGGAGTATTGAGGAGGGGGTTGATCCTGTTAGGGCATACCAGATGGCGACTTTAAACACAGCAGTCTACCTGGGAGTTGACGGCTTCCTTGGCGGTATAGCTCCGGGGAGGAGGGCCGATATCGCGGTAGTCAGCAGTCTTGAAAAGGTCAGCGTTGAAAAGGTGCTCGTGGGGGGTAGGTTGGTGGCTGAGGGCGGAAGGCTAACTGTTGAGTTTAAACGGTTTAGCTACTCGGATAGGATAAGGAGCAGTGTGCGTGTCCCACGGGAGGTAAGTGAGGACATCTTCAAGGTGAGATACCAAGGAGACATCGCTACGGTGAGGGTGATAAGGGTCGAGGAGGGGAGCATTATCACGCGGGAGGAAGAGGCGGAGCTGAAGGTTATTAGGGGAGTGGTTGAGCCGAGCCCAAGTGACGATGTGCTCCAGGTTGCCGTTCTAGAGCGGCATAAGGGGACAGGGGAAGTTGGGTTGGGGTTTGTTAGAGGGTTTGGCCTTCACTCGGGGAGCCTTGCATCGACCGTGGCCCACGACTCACACAACTTAGTCGTTGTTGGAGCCAGTTGGAGGGACATGGCTGTGGCGGTCAGGGAAGTTGTGAAGATGCAAGGGGGTATGGTCGTCGTCAACGAAGGAAAAGTCTTGGGCTCGCTCTCCTTAGATGTGGCAGGACTCATGAGCTCTGAGAGCGCAGAAGTAGTGATAGAAAAGAGGAGAGCATTACTCAAGGCGGTGAGGGAGCTTGGGTGCAGAATGCATGACCCGTTCATGACGCTGTCATTTATAAGTCTTCCAGTGATACCCTTCCTGAAAATAACAGAGAAAGGACTCGTAGATGTGAACTCACAAAAAATCGTTAGTGTCGTTAAGATGTGA
- a CDS encoding methylene-tetrahydromethanopterin dehydrogenase N-terminal domain-containing protein produces MIEVEVLELKKPGRKLTVVMVEKEYNEVIRELEVTGNGEALEPRVPTPAFKEFLKKLVIAVKPDFATEELGDRDPKKKTELAEVFEQLKIPFFTVDIDENAKNYLLHELDTMKDKLKETLETLIMLREKGGREVDIDYLAAYADYLKDILKESAGRIKREVRPAWIVKGIVDAAESIAGGKKDLTGIHVCSPEHLNEVTKLLESLGVRVEVASMKKEYVVEEATGSSPASIKVKVRPVIRGAVEKFPYILFFLTTDEIASPFDICMAYDAGFDTVKTYESVTPEKAKVIVQDAIFSRGTKGVKYTCFFVSGREVEKVEEVAEVVRKTMFKPFKTSVVVDPRGAYTTAAAMIAKAEEGLQKVDLGDLAGKSCVVFGTGPVGVIAAVLLSKLGCNTVIAEPYEKLNQAYVDSVVNKLREKYGVNVKGVFAPTKLEKSSIVQNADVVFAATAAGVRVIDASIIEKLRKVTVFVDINAVPPSGVEGVEPRDDMKEIRPGIYGIGALAVGDLKYKVEMEMLRDARLSGDGFFDYNYALEKAREILRRKVELVQPFALTISRQ; encoded by the coding sequence GTGATTGAAGTGGAAGTGTTGGAGTTAAAGAAACCTGGCAGAAAACTTACAGTGGTTATGGTTGAGAAAGAGTACAACGAGGTGATCAGGGAGCTCGAAGTTACTGGAAATGGTGAAGCGCTCGAGCCACGGGTTCCAACACCAGCCTTTAAGGAGTTCCTTAAGAAGCTTGTGATAGCGGTGAAGCCTGACTTCGCAACGGAGGAGTTAGGTGACCGTGATCCTAAGAAAAAGACTGAGCTTGCGGAGGTCTTCGAGCAGCTAAAAATCCCATTCTTCACAGTTGATATCGATGAAAACGCGAAGAACTACTTGCTCCACGAACTAGACACGATGAAAGACAAACTGAAGGAAACACTTGAAACCTTGATAATGTTGAGAGAAAAAGGTGGACGCGAAGTAGACATAGACTACCTGGCAGCTTACGCAGACTACTTGAAGGACATTTTAAAGGAGAGCGCTGGCCGCATTAAGCGCGAGGTCAGACCAGCCTGGATAGTTAAAGGCATAGTTGACGCCGCTGAGAGCATTGCAGGTGGCAAGAAGGACCTAACTGGTATTCATGTGTGCTCTCCAGAGCACTTAAACGAGGTCACAAAGCTCCTAGAATCACTTGGTGTTAGGGTTGAAGTAGCTTCCATGAAAAAAGAATATGTTGTCGAGGAGGCTACGGGCAGCAGCCCTGCCTCCATAAAAGTTAAAGTTAGACCAGTTATTAGGGGAGCCGTAGAAAAATTTCCCTACATCCTTTTCTTTCTGACGACTGACGAGATAGCGAGTCCCTTCGACATATGCATGGCGTACGACGCTGGCTTCGACACCGTGAAGACCTACGAGTCTGTGACCCCTGAAAAGGCAAAGGTCATAGTTCAAGACGCAATATTTTCACGCGGGACGAAGGGAGTTAAGTACACGTGCTTCTTCGTGAGCGGAAGGGAAGTCGAGAAAGTTGAAGAGGTAGCTGAAGTAGTCAGAAAAACCATGTTCAAACCATTCAAGACATCGGTTGTCGTGGATCCAAGGGGGGCCTACACCACTGCGGCCGCTATGATAGCTAAAGCAGAAGAAGGACTTCAAAAAGTCGACCTAGGAGATCTTGCAGGTAAATCCTGCGTAGTTTTCGGGACAGGGCCTGTCGGAGTAATAGCCGCCGTGCTCCTGTCTAAGCTTGGATGCAACACTGTGATAGCTGAGCCATACGAGAAGCTTAACCAGGCGTACGTTGACTCTGTCGTAAACAAGCTTAGAGAGAAATACGGGGTTAACGTTAAGGGAGTTTTCGCTCCAACCAAGCTTGAAAAATCAAGCATTGTGCAGAATGCGGACGTAGTTTTCGCCGCCACGGCAGCCGGAGTCAGAGTTATTGATGCATCAATAATTGAAAAGCTGAGAAAAGTCACGGTGTTCGTGGACATAAACGCCGTTCCACCGTCTGGAGTTGAAGGCGTGGAACCCAGGGATGACATGAAAGAGATAAGACCAGGGATATACGGCATTGGTGCGCTAGCCGTAGGAGACCTGAAGTACAAAGTTGAAATGGAGATGCTGAGGGATGCCAGGCTAAGCGGTGACGGATTCTTCGACTACAACTACGCGCTTGAAAAAGCAAGGGAAATCCTTAGAAGGAAAGTAGAATTAGTGCAGCCATTCGCTCTCACGATCTCGCGTCAATAG
- a CDS encoding PhoU domain-containing protein, with the protein MEVRRIISLGKSSLVVSLPKKWLEFHKLKKGDAVSLSVRRDGALVLSPVTFPEREDRHIEIVVGKDEQFASFSRKIIACYLNGYKSIVVKSDGVLSSAQQKGIRKVARMLYLRVMESTSKHMYLEAALDESKVSLNMSIRRMHSVAYSMCESAIRALEEDSLDIAKAVYTLDDDVDNFLFFLLRVLKKAVHDPMLAERLGIESVDCLDYQTLISKIEHAADCASEIAKTHMLLHGRSKRLTGNLLAMLVDLGKHTLKMYDDAVKAFFSENLDVANVIIDEEWPKVQEKSLKVSEGLVSVSDPYIGCATCSIQKSMEKIGEYAVDVAEIVIDRSFY; encoded by the coding sequence ATGGAGGTCCGTAGGATAATATCGCTTGGCAAGTCTTCGCTCGTCGTCTCATTACCGAAGAAGTGGCTTGAATTTCACAAATTGAAGAAAGGGGATGCTGTTTCTCTGTCGGTGAGACGGGACGGCGCGTTAGTTCTGTCACCCGTCACCTTCCCGGAGAGGGAGGATAGACACATAGAGATCGTGGTCGGTAAAGATGAACAATTTGCGTCGTTTTCAAGGAAGATAATAGCGTGCTACTTAAACGGCTACAAGAGTATCGTGGTTAAGTCTGATGGTGTGCTGTCTTCTGCGCAGCAAAAAGGGATAAGGAAAGTGGCAAGGATGCTCTACCTTAGGGTCATGGAGTCGACTTCCAAGCACATGTACCTTGAGGCGGCACTAGATGAAAGTAAGGTCTCGCTGAACATGAGCATTAGACGTATGCACTCCGTGGCTTATTCTATGTGCGAAAGTGCCATTAGGGCACTAGAAGAGGACTCTTTAGACATAGCTAAGGCTGTTTACACTCTCGACGACGACGTCGACAACTTCCTATTCTTCCTCTTGAGGGTTTTGAAAAAAGCAGTGCATGATCCCATGCTCGCGGAGAGGTTGGGTATAGAAAGCGTGGACTGCTTAGACTACCAGACTTTGATCAGTAAAATAGAGCATGCCGCTGACTGCGCCTCTGAAATAGCTAAAACGCATATGCTTTTGCATGGGCGTAGTAAAAGGTTGACGGGCAACTTGTTAGCTATGCTTGTAGACCTTGGGAAACACACGTTAAAAATGTACGATGACGCTGTTAAGGCGTTCTTCTCTGAGAACCTAGACGTGGCGAACGTGATTATAGATGAAGAGTGGCCAAAGGTACAGGAGAAGTCGCTTAAGGTTTCAGAGGGACTGGTAAGCGTATCAGACCCTTACATAGGATGCGCCACGTGTTCTATACAAAAGTCGATGGAAAAAATAGGGGAATATGCCGTGGACGTGGCGGAGATAGTGATAGACAGGAGTTTCTATTGA
- a CDS encoding Lrp/AsnC family transcriptional regulator: protein MVRISDIELVKMLRENARTPFLRIADALGVSETAVRKRVRKLEKSGVIKKYTVEVDPRKLGFEINTLIGLDTKPECYLQVVEKLKGMKETVSVYATSGDHMILVECWFKNSGELAEFCKKLEYMQGVTRVCPAIIIEKVK from the coding sequence ATGGTTCGAATTTCGGATATAGAATTGGTGAAAATGCTTAGAGAAAATGCGAGAACTCCATTTCTTAGGATCGCAGACGCACTTGGTGTGAGCGAGACAGCCGTTAGAAAGAGGGTGAGGAAGCTCGAGAAAAGCGGAGTGATAAAGAAGTACACCGTTGAAGTAGATCCACGGAAGCTGGGGTTCGAAATAAACACATTGATAGGGCTAGACACTAAGCCTGAATGTTACCTGCAGGTCGTAGAGAAGCTTAAGGGTATGAAGGAAACCGTGAGCGTCTATGCTACAAGCGGAGATCACATGATCCTAGTGGAGTGCTGGTTTAAAAACTCTGGAGAGTTAGCCGAGTTCTGTAAGAAGCTTGAATACATGCAAGGGGTTACCAGAGTCTGCCCAGCAATAATAATTGAAAAAGTGAAGTGA
- a CDS encoding CPBP family intramembrane glutamic endopeptidase: MSREADGGVTWGWFEALLVYALSILLLFLFQEILFIVGLSMIMSMNPFLLLRVGLSFNILYGGYEVKLMIVTPPELLFFVTLGELSLLATPLLYLKLRGIPYSELGLRTGGKRVALTDIAVGCLTGMGMTIAGTITTIMTSLVLLPVLQVLYGTVLGALLLWLTEEFLSEITLPFMAANPAQLLLLLASVTLLVAPCEEVATRGFLQRGLEKSWGRWRGLVAAALIFSLIHVVLYPQRAATSTGLLEIGIIGIILALPTYIVLSLTLGAIFQARDYRLLTTIAAHATYMIILVTILSL; this comes from the coding sequence TTGAGCCGTGAAGCGGACGGTGGAGTAACCTGGGGCTGGTTTGAAGCACTGCTCGTGTATGCTTTGTCGATACTCCTCCTCTTCTTATTCCAAGAAATATTATTCATTGTAGGCTTGTCGATGATAATGAGCATGAACCCATTTCTACTCCTGAGGGTGGGACTAAGCTTCAACATACTTTACGGCGGGTATGAAGTTAAGCTGATGATTGTGACGCCGCCAGAACTATTGTTTTTCGTCACACTTGGAGAACTGTCCCTTCTAGCCACTCCCTTACTATACCTCAAGCTTAGAGGAATCCCGTACAGTGAACTGGGGTTGAGAACGGGGGGCAAAAGAGTTGCACTGACAGATATAGCGGTGGGATGTTTAACGGGGATGGGCATGACAATAGCTGGAACCATCACTACCATTATGACGTCACTAGTTCTACTACCAGTGCTTCAGGTACTTTACGGCACAGTACTAGGCGCGCTCCTACTATGGCTCACAGAGGAATTCTTATCGGAGATCACGCTCCCATTCATGGCAGCCAACCCAGCACAACTCTTACTACTCTTGGCATCCGTAACGCTACTTGTAGCCCCATGCGAGGAAGTCGCAACTAGGGGGTTCCTGCAGCGAGGACTCGAAAAAAGCTGGGGGCGATGGAGGGGACTAGTAGCAGCCGCGCTAATATTCTCCCTAATCCACGTAGTACTGTACCCACAAAGGGCAGCAACAAGCACAGGGCTGCTGGAAATAGGAATCATAGGAATCATTCTAGCGCTTCCAACATACATCGTGCTCTCCCTGACACTTGGAGCAATTTTCCAAGCAAGAGACTACAGGCTGCTAACAACGATAGCAGCCCACGCAACATACATGATCATATTAGTAACGATACTCAGCCTTTAA
- a CDS encoding rubredoxin, with amino-acid sequence MEKWRCTVCGYVYDPKKGDPDSGIKPGTPFEKLPDDWVCPVCGASKDMFEKI; translated from the coding sequence ATGGAGAAATGGCGGTGCACGGTCTGTGGCTACGTGTACGACCCGAAGAAAGGGGATCCGGACTCGGGCATCAAGCCTGGAACGCCTTTCGAAAAGCTGCCTGACGACTGGGTTTGCCCAGTGTGCGGCGCAAGCAAGGACATGTTCGAGAAAATCTAG
- a CDS encoding nucleoside 2-deoxyribosyltransferase, with protein MQTIGYIYEAGKVSDMRVYLSAPLFCEAERSFNDKLATRLREAGFDVWLPQEIAVLGSWSEEEKKHIYESNISALGSSDVIVAVLDGASVDCGVAFEVGYATAIGKPVIGLKTDHRVFSRFEEVNLMLEVPMKAICKSIDELVELLKSLSI; from the coding sequence TTGCAAACTATTGGGTATATATACGAAGCTGGAAAGGTGTCGGACATGCGCGTCTACCTCTCGGCACCACTATTTTGCGAGGCTGAACGCTCCTTTAACGATAAATTGGCAACAAGGCTTCGTGAAGCTGGGTTCGACGTCTGGTTACCACAAGAAATAGCCGTTTTAGGGAGCTGGTCTGAGGAAGAGAAAAAACACATTTACGAGTCAAACATCTCAGCACTTGGGAGCAGCGATGTAATAGTTGCGGTGCTTGACGGAGCGAGTGTGGACTGCGGTGTAGCCTTTGAAGTAGGTTATGCCACCGCGATAGGAAAACCAGTAATAGGCCTAAAAACGGACCATCGCGTCTTCTCAAGATTCGAAGAAGTTAACCTGATGCTCGAAGTCCCCATGAAAGCCATTTGCAAGTCGATTGATGAACTAGTCGAGCTTTTAAAGTCTTTAAGCATTTAA
- a CDS encoding geranylgeranylglycerol-phosphate geranylgeranyltransferase produces MELRALLEITRPHNCFMGGLTVISSLQVSKVSFGFFFLNWLWPRFWIFPNRFWEMGILAYLVYFFIAAAGNVVNDIYDVEVDRINKPNRPLPRGAMSVREAKVLAAVLWFTGCVLAFMISVPSGVLAVIFSTLGLLYAAKVKVLGLLGNFVVSFSFAFGYIYGSLVVSSDYGLFYLPSMVLLFFLTAFCVLQGREIIKVMEDVEGDAVRGARTIARVYGLRTASYAGAAFNAIGILCFIACPILDSLGSWPVKTLGFWFYPFCFPGVAAVGASTVLILMKYASREAQSRASLLDKVGAFFGILAFLAGPYSSGW; encoded by the coding sequence ATGGAGTTACGGGCTTTGCTGGAAATTACGCGTCCGCATAACTGTTTTATGGGCGGGTTGACCGTTATCTCCTCCCTTCAGGTTTCAAAGGTCTCCTTTGGTTTCTTCTTCTTAAACTGGCTTTGGCCTAGGTTCTGGATTTTTCCTAACAGGTTTTGGGAGATGGGGATACTCGCCTACCTAGTTTATTTCTTCATAGCTGCCGCTGGGAATGTCGTAAACGACATATATGACGTGGAAGTCGATAGGATCAATAAGCCCAATAGGCCCCTGCCTCGCGGGGCTATGAGTGTCAGGGAGGCTAAGGTGCTGGCTGCGGTGCTTTGGTTCACCGGCTGCGTCTTAGCGTTCATGATAAGCGTTCCATCTGGCGTCTTAGCCGTCATTTTCTCTACTCTGGGGCTGCTTTATGCTGCAAAGGTCAAGGTTTTAGGTTTGCTTGGTAACTTCGTTGTTTCCTTCAGCTTTGCTTTCGGGTACATTTACGGCTCTCTTGTGGTGTCTAGTGATTACGGTCTGTTTTACCTCCCCTCAATGGTTTTACTCTTCTTCCTAACTGCGTTCTGCGTTCTGCAGGGGAGGGAGATAATAAAGGTCATGGAAGACGTGGAGGGGGATGCTGTTAGAGGCGCTAGGACCATTGCAAGAGTTTACGGATTAAGGACCGCATCTTACGCTGGCGCAGCGTTCAACGCCATAGGGATACTGTGTTTCATCGCATGTCCAATCTTAGACAGCCTTGGGTCTTGGCCTGTTAAAACTCTCGGTTTCTGGTTTTACCCGTTTTGCTTTCCAGGCGTCGCCGCTGTAGGTGCTTCAACCGTGCTGATCTTAATGAAGTATGCTTCTCGTGAGGCTCAGAGTAGGGCAAGCTTACTGGACAAGGTTGGTGCATTCTTTGGCATTCTGGCTTTTCTCGCTGGACCATACTCTTCGGGGTGGTAG
- a CDS encoding aspartate dehydrogenase, with product MKGDISMNVAIIGCGVIGSTLAKAIDEGRAGSVKLIYLFDVNREKAVKLASSLKGKPKVAESVNEILSDRSVDLVIEAAAPSAVKEYGEKILLSGKNLMVMSVGAFSDQDFYEKILRIVRERNVHVYIPSGAVSGIDAIKAASMESIERVELVTRKPPAAFKGNEYVKQKGVDLDKLKEPLVLFEGTAREAARLFPKGMNVALTISLAGIGADKTKVKVVADPTIKKNVHEIYVEGAFGKLTCITQNFPSPENPETSYLAALSAIKTLKQLTERFKVGT from the coding sequence ATGAAGGGGGATATTTCGATGAACGTAGCCATAATAGGTTGCGGCGTTATAGGCAGCACGCTTGCTAAAGCGATCGATGAAGGAAGGGCTGGAAGCGTTAAACTGATTTACCTTTTCGATGTTAATAGGGAGAAAGCGGTCAAGTTGGCGTCTTCTCTTAAGGGGAAGCCAAAAGTCGCTGAGAGTGTGAATGAGATCCTAAGTGACCGTTCAGTCGACCTAGTTATTGAGGCGGCAGCTCCTTCAGCAGTTAAAGAGTATGGTGAAAAGATCCTTTTGTCGGGAAAGAACCTCATGGTGATGAGTGTAGGAGCCTTCAGCGACCAAGACTTTTACGAGAAAATTCTTAGGATAGTAAGAGAGAGGAACGTACACGTTTACATACCCTCAGGAGCCGTAAGCGGTATAGACGCTATTAAGGCTGCGTCCATGGAAAGCATAGAAAGAGTTGAGCTTGTTACAAGGAAGCCGCCAGCAGCTTTTAAAGGAAACGAGTACGTAAAGCAGAAAGGAGTAGACTTAGACAAGCTGAAGGAACCACTAGTCCTGTTCGAGGGAACTGCTAGGGAAGCTGCAAGACTTTTCCCTAAAGGCATGAATGTCGCCTTAACCATAAGCCTAGCAGGTATAGGAGCCGACAAGACTAAGGTCAAAGTAGTCGCCGATCCGACGATAAAGAAAAACGTACATGAGATATATGTTGAAGGAGCTTTTGGAAAACTCACCTGCATAACACAGAACTTTCCGTCCCCCGAAAACCCTGAAACAAGCTATCTGGCAGCACTAAGCGCCATCAAAACACTCAAACAGCTGACTGAAAGATTTAAGGTGGGAACTTAA
- a CDS encoding GTP-binding protein, protein MLVVGGHHSGKSNIVRFLSGGKSIHVDKHGTTVALDYGRTDIEGLKIHLFGTPGMKHFKILREILSKGTDGVLFVIDSANPGSDGEAIAVMREVDEFLPNTVRVYLANKQDLDGARPPEVVRKVFGIPDEVPVIATSALTGLNLPYALRLLLVSIIRKAAPLLNLLNKFEGEAGGISRFANMMNFDLSSVRRVLNWLELRGYVEVDWRAGVFWLTPPIKRALENPDSLLKVT, encoded by the coding sequence GTGCTGGTTGTTGGAGGACACCATTCGGGTAAGTCTAATATTGTGAGGTTCCTTTCAGGCGGGAAAAGTATTCATGTGGATAAACATGGAACCACTGTCGCCCTAGATTACGGAAGAACGGACATTGAGGGGTTAAAGATCCACCTCTTCGGAACTCCTGGTATGAAACACTTTAAGATTTTAAGGGAAATTCTCTCGAAAGGAACTGACGGAGTGCTTTTCGTAATTGATAGCGCTAACCCCGGATCAGACGGTGAGGCTATTGCCGTGATGAGGGAGGTGGACGAGTTTCTCCCCAATACTGTGCGCGTGTATCTTGCCAACAAACAGGACCTGGACGGAGCGCGCCCCCCAGAAGTGGTGAGGAAGGTTTTTGGGATCCCAGATGAAGTTCCCGTAATCGCGACTAGCGCCTTAACTGGGTTAAACCTTCCGTATGCGTTAAGATTGCTGCTTGTGTCAATAATAAGAAAAGCAGCTCCGCTGTTAAACCTGCTTAACAAGTTTGAGGGGGAAGCTGGAGGCATCAGTCGTTTCGCAAACATGATGAACTTTGATCTGTCATCTGTGAGGAGGGTGCTCAACTGGCTCGAATTAAGGGGGTACGTTGAAGTCGACTGGAGGGCTGGAGTATTCTGGCTTACCCCACCTATAAAGAGGGCGTTGGAGAACCCTGACAGTCTACTGAAGGTTACGTGA